In a single window of the Acetivibrio clariflavus DSM 19732 genome:
- a CDS encoding DUF1871 family protein, which produces MKYNKIEKIINDWDPINLFPYSPPDEYRTEIEKIYNSCDKVCDKEALGRLIYKVFVDEFGDDVFKFNVNKCVEIAGLILSEDTL; this is translated from the coding sequence GTGAAATATAATAAAATCGAAAAAATTATAAATGACTGGGATCCAATAAATTTGTTTCCATATTCTCCACCAGATGAATACAGGACAGAGATAGAAAAAATTTACAATTCGTGCGACAAAGTATGCGATAAAGAAGCCCTTGGTAGACTCATATATAAGGTGTTTGTTGATGAATTTGGGGATGACGTTTTTAAGTTTAATGTAAATAAATGTGTAGAAATAGCAGGTTTAATTCTATCAGAGGATACACTATAG
- the eno gene encoding phosphopyruvate hydratase, protein MKEYLGIENVFAREILDSRGNPTVEVEVVTEGGFLGRAAVPSGASTGAFEAVELRDGDKKRYLGKGVLNAVENVNKIIAPEVEGMNVFDQVAIDTLMISLDGTPNKSKLGANAILGVSLAVAKAAAEAIGLALYQYIGGVNAKTLPVPMMNIINGGKHADNSVNIQEFMIMPVGAGSFRNALQMCAEVFHNLKAVLKNKGYSTAVGDEGGFAPNLKTDEEAIQVILEAVEKAGYKPGDDFRLAIDAAATEMYQEDGTYFFWKTGLKKTREEMVEYWAELVNKYPIISLEDGVSEEDWDGWKLLTEKIGKKVQLVGDDLFVTNTTRLKKGIDLGVANSILIKVNQIGTLTETLDAIEMANRAGYTAVVSHRSGETEDATIADIAVATNAGQIKTGAPSRTDRVAKYNQLLRIEEELGGSSRYLGINAWFNLKNK, encoded by the coding sequence ATGAAGGAATATTTGGGAATTGAAAACGTATTTGCCAGAGAAATACTTGATTCTAGAGGAAATCCAACAGTTGAGGTGGAAGTTGTTACAGAGGGAGGCTTTTTGGGTAGAGCTGCCGTTCCTTCAGGAGCTTCTACAGGTGCCTTTGAAGCAGTAGAGCTTAGAGATGGAGACAAAAAGAGATATCTCGGGAAAGGTGTATTAAATGCCGTTGAAAACGTAAATAAGATAATAGCTCCTGAAGTTGAAGGAATGAATGTATTTGATCAGGTGGCTATTGATACGTTGATGATTAGTTTAGATGGCACACCCAATAAATCAAAACTTGGTGCAAATGCAATTTTAGGTGTTTCACTTGCTGTGGCAAAAGCAGCTGCTGAAGCTATCGGTTTGGCTCTTTATCAGTATATTGGCGGTGTTAATGCCAAAACTCTTCCCGTACCTATGATGAATATTATTAATGGTGGAAAACATGCGGACAACAGTGTAAACATACAGGAGTTTATGATTATGCCTGTTGGGGCAGGCAGTTTCAGAAACGCTCTTCAAATGTGTGCTGAAGTGTTCCATAATCTAAAGGCGGTATTAAAGAACAAAGGTTATAGTACTGCAGTGGGTGACGAAGGCGGATTTGCTCCTAATCTTAAAACCGATGAAGAAGCTATACAGGTTATTTTGGAAGCGGTTGAGAAAGCCGGATACAAGCCGGGAGATGATTTCAGACTTGCCATAGATGCAGCTGCAACTGAAATGTATCAGGAAGACGGTACTTATTTCTTCTGGAAGACCGGATTAAAAAAGACCCGCGAAGAAATGGTTGAATATTGGGCTGAACTTGTCAACAAGTATCCGATAATTTCATTGGAGGATGGTGTTTCGGAAGAGGATTGGGATGGATGGAAACTTTTGACTGAAAAAATAGGAAAGAAAGTACAGCTGGTAGGTGACGACCTCTTTGTTACCAATACCACAAGGCTAAAAAAAGGTATTGATTTGGGCGTCGCAAATTCCATACTTATTAAAGTAAACCAAATAGGTACTTTGACTGAAACATTAGATGCAATTGAAATGGCTAACAGGGCCGGTTATACCGCAGTTGTATCCCACAGATCCGGTGAAACGGAGGATGCCACTATTGCCGATATAGCTGTTGCAACCAATGCAGGTCAAATAAAGACCGGAGCACCGTCAAGAACCGACCGTGTTGCAAAGTACAATCAGCTCTTAAGAATTGAAGAAGAATTAGGTGGATCAAGCCGTTATTTGGGAATTAATGCCTGGTTCAATTTGAAAAATAAATAG
- a CDS encoding polymorphic toxin-type HINT domain-containing protein, translating to MKATSTHPFWVEGKGWVDAGELKPGDRLVMYSGEVLEVDEAYVEYLDRSVKVYNFEVEDWHTYFLSEYNVFVHNTVCGDSGAGSRVKNNTTKGWKVGDPIDNLTKAGKEPSWSTVI from the coding sequence ATAAAGGCAACATCAACCCATCCCTTCTGGGTGGAAGGAAAAGGCTGGGTAGATGCCGGAGAGTTGAAACCCGGCGACAGACTTGTAATGTACTCAGGAGAGGTACTTGAGGTAGATGAAGCCTATGTAGAGTATCTGGATAGGTCTGTAAAGGTGTACAATTTTGAAGTAGAAGACTGGCATACCTACTTTTTGTCGGAGTATAATGTATTTGTACACAATACAGTATGCGGCGACTCAGGAGCTGGCAGCAGGGTAAAGAACAATACTACAAAAGGATGGAAAGTCGGCGACCCTATTGATAACCTGACGAAAGCAGGAAAGGAGCCTTCATGGAGTACCGTAATATAA
- a CDS encoding YdeI/OmpD-associated family protein has product MVDYSKLKRAINPMPEDVEERLIKENLMELYRKRPPYQQNDYLGWILKAKRPETREKRINQMIEELRSGNKYMGMDYRAK; this is encoded by the coding sequence ATGGTGGATTATTCCAAATTAAAACGAGCGATTAATCCAATGCCTGAAGATGTGGAAGAACGGCTTATCAAGGAGAACTTAATGGAGTTATATCGAAAGAGACCACCATATCAGCAAAATGATTATTTGGGTTGGATATTAAAAGCTAAAAGACCGGAGACAAGAGAAAAACGTATAAATCAAATGATTGAAGAATTGCGCAGCGGTAACAAATATATGGGTATGGACTATCGTGCAAAATAA
- a CDS encoding polymorphic toxin-type HINT domain-containing protein yields MEGKGWVDAGELKPCDRLVMYSGEVLEVDEAYVEYLDRPVKVYNFEVEDWHTYFLSEYNVFVHNAVCGDSGVGSGGSSKPEIIGKPHASTQHQNYTMNEVNKLSSTGEFPKIYINTSLKTAGFNGTQKPDIIAVGKNGNEHIVEIASPSQLSGKPWTLLNNKLITMLRNNPGMTGRVISPKY; encoded by the coding sequence GTGGAAGGAAAAGGCTGGGTAGATGCCGGAGAGTTGAAACCCTGCGACAGGCTTGTAATGTACTCAGGCGAAGTGCTTGAGGTGGATGAAGCCTATGTAGAGTATCTGGATAGGCCTGTAAAGGTATACAATTTTGAAGTAGAAGACTGGCATACCTACTTTTTGTCGGAGTATAATGTATTTGTACACAATGCAGTATGCGGCGACTCAGGAGTTGGTAGCGGGGGAAGTAGTAAGCCTGAGATAATTGGTAAGCCACATGCTTCAACTCAACATCAAAATTATACTATGAACGAAGTAAATAAGTTATCTTCAACAGGTGAATTCCCAAAAATATACATAAATACTTCTTTAAAAACTGCAGGTTTTAATGGAACACAAAAACCTGATATAATTGCAGTAGGGAAAAACGGAAATGAACATATTGTTGAGATTGCCAGTCCTAGTCAGTTATCAGGTAAACCTTGGACTTTACTAAATAATAAATTAATTACTATGTTACGAAATAACCCTGGAATGACTGGTAGGGTGATATCTCCTAAATATTAA
- a CDS encoding polymorphic toxin-type HINT domain-containing protein, which translates to MKEGEQKIKTTSTHLFWVEGKGWVDAGELIPGDRLVIYSGEVLEVKEAYEEYLDRPVKVYNFEVEEWHTSIMYLT; encoded by the coding sequence ATAAAGGAAGGAGAACAAAAGATAAAGACAACATCAACCCATCTCTTCTGGGTAGAAGGAAAAGGCTGGGTGGATGCCGGAGAGTTGATACCCGGTGACAGGCTCGTAATATACTCAGGAGAAGTTCTTGAGGTAAAAGAAGCCTATGAAGAGTACCTTGACAGACCGGTAAAGGTATACAATTTTGAAGTAGAAGAATGGCATACGAGTATAATGTATTTAACATAA
- a CDS encoding GtrA family protein encodes MNLTLKYALFAIISIIGNFSTQQLCLSLFDSFAFLDSFKNLNIFGLLKFNLVLMAAIFMGTLVGLIIKYILDKKYIFNYTTESKSEDAGKFIMYSFMGIFTTAIFWTFELAFDSIFDHQYAKYLGGLIGLTIGYIIKYNLDKRFVFNKANSR; translated from the coding sequence TTGAATCTTACTTTAAAATATGCACTATTTGCAATTATATCAATAATAGGAAATTTTTCAACACAGCAGTTGTGCCTTTCGCTCTTTGACTCCTTTGCTTTTCTGGACAGCTTTAAAAATTTAAATATCTTTGGCCTTTTAAAATTTAATCTTGTTCTGATGGCCGCAATCTTTATGGGTACATTGGTAGGGTTGATAATTAAGTATATTCTGGATAAAAAATATATCTTTAATTACACAACAGAAAGCAAATCGGAAGATGCAGGAAAATTCATTATGTATTCTTTTATGGGCATATTTACCACAGCAATATTCTGGACTTTCGAATTGGCATTTGACAGCATTTTTGACCATCAATATGCTAAGTACTTAGGTGGCTTAATTGGCCTCACCATAGGGTATATTATAAAATATAATCTCGATAAACGTTTCGTTTTTAACAAGGCTAATTCCCGATAA
- a CDS encoding DUF5104 domain-containing protein: MLIFDDSDKKADARMEQLLEIIKNKDKDTLKAMFSKKAVNEANDIDSDIEYLFEFFQGNVDSWEQDRFTSGTSSEYGKKSIKLVSWYTVATDKGKYIFFVIDYSKDTINPDNKGLYILRVNQGCVKL; this comes from the coding sequence ATGTTGATTTTTGATGATAGTGATAAAAAAGCAGATGCCCGAATGGAACAATTATTGGAAATTATTAAAAATAAAGATAAGGATACATTAAAAGCAATGTTTTCTAAAAAGGCAGTGAATGAAGCTAATGATATCGACAGTGATATAGAGTATTTGTTTGAATTTTTTCAAGGTAATGTAGATTCCTGGGAACAAGATAGATTTACTTCTGGAACATCAAGTGAATATGGAAAAAAATCTATAAAGCTTGTTTCTTGGTATACAGTTGCAACAGACAAGGGAAAATACATATTTTTTGTTATAGACTATTCCAAAGACACGATAAATCCCGACAATAAAGGGTTATACATTTTGCGGGTAAATCAAGGATGTGTGAAACTTTGA
- the tnpA gene encoding IS200/IS605 family transposase — translation MANKEHSLARTKWMCKYHIVFTPKYRRKIIYNQYKQSIREIIKQLCKYKGVEIIEGHLMPDHIHMLVSIPPKMSVSSFMGYLKGKSALMIFDRHANLKYKFGNRHFWAEGYYVSTVGLNEATIKKYIQEQYKHDIMIDKLSVKEYEDPFKG, via the coding sequence ATGGCAAACAAAGAACACAGTTTAGCACGAACTAAATGGATGTGTAAATATCATATAGTATTTACACCTAAGTATAGACGAAAAATAATTTATAATCAATACAAACAAAGTATAAGGGAAATAATAAAACAACTATGCAAATATAAAGGAGTCGAGATAATAGAAGGACATTTGATGCCAGACCATATACATATGTTAGTAAGCATACCACCCAAAATGAGTGTATCAAGCTTTATGGGATACTTGAAAGGGAAAAGTGCACTTATGATATTTGATAGACATGCAAACTTAAAATATAAGTTTGGGAACAGACACTTTTGGGCGGAAGGATACTATGTAAGTACAGTAGGACTAAATGAAGCAACAATTAAGAAATACATACAAGAGCAATATAAACATGACATAATGATAGATAAGTTAAGTGTGAAAGAGTATGAAGACCCCTTTAAGGGGTAG
- a CDS encoding DUF2019 domain-containing protein, translating into MKKKLSAEEIRSQYIKSLLIIEKSNLEGEYKIGNKEGKKIIKLFKLLEEDTDLAKEVLPSLFEHESVKVKICVAAHCLALEIFEEQAVDILEKISELNLRVFSFEAEMTLKVWREQGYLRVYQK; encoded by the coding sequence ATGAAGAAAAAACTATCTGCTGAAGAGATTAGAAGTCAGTATATTAAAAGCCTATTAATAATTGAAAAATCAAATTTAGAAGGAGAATACAAAATAGGGAATAAAGAGGGAAAGAAAATAATAAAACTTTTTAAACTATTAGAGGAAGACACTGATTTAGCCAAAGAAGTATTACCATCACTTTTTGAACATGAATCTGTAAAGGTAAAAATCTGCGTGGCTGCTCATTGTTTGGCATTAGAAATATTTGAAGAACAAGCAGTTGATATTTTAGAAAAGATATCCGAGCTTAATCTGAGAGTTTTTTCTTTCGAGGCTGAAATGACACTAAAAGTTTGGCGTGAGCAAGGGTATTTAAGAGTCTATCAGAAGTAA
- a CDS encoding DUF362 domain-containing protein → MKGKNGIRIIYGDNPRQMIKELLEVIKPEAEIDKNMLVGIKPNLVVAKPSSSGATTSPEIVEGIIEYLKTKGHDNIVIMEGSWVGDRTSKAFKVCGYEDLSKKYNVPLIDLQNDGYKAYEIDGIKINLCDYITKVDYLINVPVLKGHCQTNITCALKNIKGCIPDFEKRKFHTMGLHKPIAYLNKLIKQDLIIVDSMNGDLNFEEGGNPVQMNRIIAGKDPVLIDAYAAQLMGFSIEDVQYIAMAESIGVGTADLENADIAELNKDSGTKKIKPSKKVQQFSKYIIEDSACSACCGSLIYALERLYEKGLLNKLNEKLYIGQNFKNKKCDGLGIGTCTSEFEKYVKGCPPKAKDIVEFLEGHI, encoded by the coding sequence GTGAAAGGTAAAAACGGAATACGAATTATTTACGGAGATAATCCCAGGCAAATGATTAAAGAGCTACTTGAAGTCATAAAACCTGAAGCTGAAATAGATAAAAACATGCTTGTCGGGATTAAACCGAATCTCGTTGTAGCGAAACCTTCGAGTTCAGGTGCGACAACTTCGCCTGAAATAGTGGAAGGAATTATTGAATATTTAAAAACAAAAGGGCATGATAATATAGTAATTATGGAAGGTTCATGGGTAGGGGACAGGACATCAAAAGCATTTAAAGTATGCGGATATGAGGATTTGTCGAAGAAATATAATGTTCCTCTAATTGACCTTCAAAATGATGGGTATAAGGCATATGAAATAGATGGCATAAAGATAAACCTTTGCGACTATATTACAAAGGTTGATTATTTAATAAATGTACCGGTACTGAAAGGCCACTGCCAGACTAATATAACCTGCGCTTTAAAGAATATAAAGGGTTGTATACCCGATTTTGAGAAAAGAAAATTTCATACCATGGGTTTGCATAAACCTATAGCATATTTGAACAAACTTATAAAACAGGATCTCATAATTGTTGATAGCATGAATGGTGACCTCAACTTTGAAGAGGGCGGCAATCCGGTTCAGATGAACAGGATAATTGCAGGAAAAGATCCTGTGCTGATAGATGCATATGCAGCACAGTTGATGGGCTTTAGTATTGAGGATGTACAGTATATTGCTATGGCTGAAAGTATCGGTGTAGGTACTGCCGACTTGGAAAATGCCGATATTGCTGAATTGAACAAGGACAGTGGAACAAAAAAAATAAAACCGTCCAAAAAAGTTCAGCAGTTTTCGAAATATATTATAGAGGACAGTGCATGTTCGGCATGCTGCGGAAGTCTTATTTATGCGTTGGAAAGGCTATATGAGAAAGGTCTTTTGAATAAATTGAATGAAAAACTATACATTGGCCAAAACTTTAAAAATAAAAAGTGTGACGGTTTGGGTATCGGTACATGTACTTCAGAATTTGAAAAATATGTAAAGGGCTGCCCACCAAAAGCTAAGGATATTGTGGAATTTTTGGAAGGACATATATAA
- the secG gene encoding preprotein translocase subunit SecG has product MQIAVNILHIIFCISLIVIVLLQSAKQAGLSGSIAGGAETFFGKNKGRTIDAMLSKWTAVAAIGFLITSIVLQIMMNA; this is encoded by the coding sequence ATGCAGATAGCTGTTAACATATTGCACATAATATTTTGCATATCGTTGATAGTCATAGTGCTTTTACAATCAGCTAAACAGGCAGGTTTGTCAGGTTCAATAGCCGGTGGTGCAGAAACTTTCTTTGGAAAGAATAAAGGTAGAACAATAGATGCTATGTTAAGCAAATGGACTGCAGTAGCAGCTATAGGTTTTCTTATAACGTCAATTGTTTTACAGATTATGATGAATGCTTGA
- a CDS encoding IS256 family transposase gives MSTLSKEHIKQLVRENNFQSVSDVNAYLKDIFKDIIQELLEAELEAELGYAKDDVANKNTDNSRNGYTPKKIKSEFGEIDIQVPRDRKGEFQPKIIPKYQRNVSGIEEKVIALYARGMSTRDISQQIEELYGFSLSPEMVSKITDRIAPEIKEWQQRPLEPIYSFIFMDAIHYKVKDEGRITNRAAYIVLGVTIDGYKDILGIWIGDNESSKFWLGVLNDLKNRGVEDVLIFCVDGLTGLKEAINAAYPKSEVQRCIIHQLRNSFKYVSYKDLKAFSNDFKEVYHAINEEVALEKLYELKEKWGKEYPYAIRSWENNWEVISPFFKFPEEIRKIIYTANIIEGLHRQFCKVTKTKTIFPTDSSLEKMLYLASMNVVKKWTQRYKNWDRVLSQLMIQYPGRLEEYI, from the coding sequence ATGTCAACACTATCAAAAGAACATATAAAGCAATTAGTTCGGGAAAATAATTTCCAAAGCGTATCAGATGTAAATGCATATCTAAAAGACATTTTTAAAGATATTATTCAAGAACTGCTTGAGGCAGAACTTGAAGCAGAATTGGGTTATGCAAAAGATGATGTGGCAAATAAAAATACCGATAATAGCCGTAATGGTTATACACCAAAAAAAATAAAAAGTGAGTTTGGTGAAATTGATATACAAGTGCCTAGAGATCGTAAAGGAGAATTTCAACCTAAAATTATCCCAAAATATCAGCGTAATGTTTCCGGAATTGAGGAAAAAGTTATAGCTCTATATGCAAGGGGAATGTCTACAAGAGATATTAGTCAACAAATTGAAGAACTTTATGGATTCAGCCTGTCTCCGGAGATGGTTAGCAAGATTACTGACAGAATTGCTCCAGAAATAAAAGAATGGCAGCAAAGACCTCTTGAACCTATATATTCTTTTATATTTATGGACGCAATTCATTATAAGGTAAAGGATGAAGGAAGAATAACAAACCGGGCAGCTTACATTGTTCTAGGAGTTACTATTGATGGATATAAAGATATCTTAGGGATATGGATTGGTGATAATGAATCGTCAAAATTTTGGCTAGGTGTGTTAAATGACCTAAAAAACAGAGGAGTAGAAGATGTTTTAATCTTTTGTGTAGATGGACTTACCGGACTTAAGGAAGCAATAAATGCAGCATATCCAAAATCAGAAGTACAGAGATGTATAATACACCAGTTGAGGAATTCCTTTAAATATGTATCCTATAAAGATCTAAAAGCGTTTAGCAATGATTTTAAAGAAGTATATCATGCAATTAATGAAGAAGTAGCATTGGAAAAACTGTATGAACTAAAAGAAAAATGGGGAAAAGAGTATCCTTATGCAATACGAAGTTGGGAAAATAACTGGGAAGTAATAAGTCCGTTTTTCAAATTTCCGGAAGAGATACGGAAAATAATATATACAGCGAACATAATAGAAGGGCTGCATAGACAGTTTTGTAAGGTCACAAAAACGAAAACGATATTTCCAACCGATAGTTCACTGGAAAAGATGCTATATTTAGCATCAATGAATGTAGTGAAGAAATGGACACAGAGGTATAAGAACTGGGATAGGGTGTTAAGCCAATTGATGATACAATATCCAGGTAGACTGGAAGAGTATATTTAA
- a CDS encoding zinc ribbon domain-containing protein, with translation MFFIAFFGIQDKDKYIGTCNNIICPSCEKLGRYEIHKLYRYFHIFFIPIFRWDIKYMVKTSCCGSLYELDPKVGEEFEKNSDIEIKEENLQRVNNFWPFKYCSNCKADVPAEFNYCPYCGREL, from the coding sequence ATGTTCTTTATAGCGTTTTTTGGAATACAAGATAAAGATAAATATATAGGGACTTGTAATAATATCATATGTCCATCCTGTGAAAAATTGGGCAGATATGAAATTCATAAGTTGTACAGATATTTTCATATATTTTTCATACCGATTTTTCGATGGGATATCAAATATATGGTAAAAACTTCATGCTGTGGCAGCCTTTATGAATTGGATCCTAAAGTTGGTGAGGAATTTGAGAAAAATTCCGATATTGAAATAAAGGAAGAAAATCTTCAACGTGTTAACAATTTTTGGCCTTTCAAGTATTGTTCAAATTGTAAAGCCGATGTGCCTGCAGAATTTAATTATTGTCCCTATTGTGGCAGAGAATTGTAA
- a CDS encoding cellulose binding domain-containing protein: MKWFYNVRKRRRIIGLFLFSLFVVIILVFANFSSKNKKTETSTDASIIEATPTKIIVTTKEPEVTPTQLQTPTPTVVPTLTPEPTPTETATPTLTPIPTPTSIPTTISPTATPKPSPTKQNPTPTPKKTVQVKTAEPVKPSPKPVVEPPKAETKIELKYKNGRTNVNTDTIYPMFTIVNKGNQKVKLSNIKIRYYYTKEGNASETFWCDYFTKGSSNVIGSFAKLNNDKNNANSYLEISFSDAAGEIGAGESVELSVGFAKNDWSQYNQKNDYSYSSSTTYFSWNKVTLYVSGKLVFGKEP, encoded by the coding sequence ATGAAATGGTTTTATAATGTAAGAAAAAGGAGAAGAATAATAGGATTATTTTTATTTTCTTTATTTGTTGTAATAATATTAGTGTTTGCCAATTTTAGCAGTAAAAATAAAAAGACTGAAACAAGTACGGATGCTTCTATAATAGAAGCCACACCGACAAAAATTATAGTGACAACAAAGGAACCTGAGGTTACACCGACGCAATTACAGACTCCAACACCGACAGTAGTTCCAACGTTGACACCTGAACCTACACCGACGGAAACAGCAACACCTACGCTAACACCAATACCAACGCCAACATCTATACCAACAACAATTTCCCCCACAGCTACTCCCAAACCTTCACCCACAAAGCAAAATCCAACGCCAACACCTAAAAAGACGGTGCAGGTAAAAACAGCTGAACCGGTAAAGCCTTCGCCAAAGCCTGTTGTTGAGCCGCCAAAGGCTGAAACAAAGATAGAACTTAAATACAAGAATGGCAGAACAAATGTCAATACTGACACAATTTATCCGATGTTTACGATTGTTAATAAAGGAAATCAAAAAGTAAAATTATCTAATATAAAAATAAGATATTACTACACAAAAGAGGGAAATGCCTCTGAGACATTCTGGTGCGATTATTTTACAAAAGGTTCCAGTAATGTGATTGGAAGTTTTGCTAAATTAAACAACGATAAGAACAATGCAAACAGCTACTTAGAGATAAGTTTCAGCGATGCAGCCGGTGAAATTGGAGCAGGCGAAAGTGTGGAACTGTCGGTTGGTTTTGCAAAAAATGACTGGAGTCAGTATAATCAAAAAAATGATTATTCATATTCGTCGTCAACTACATATTTTTCCTGGAATAAAGTAACTCTCTATGTATCCGGAAAGCTTGTGTTCGGAAAAGAACCTTAA
- a CDS encoding IS4 family transposase yields MSIVSQKVKEENRFSLTVDNFFKMFSVGYLLKKSNAYKDKGIPCLTVFKVLFELVFTGKNLFMNYKAESFDIPFARDVVYRFLNSIHINWQRFLYLLSAKVINHHIDRLTSDERVDAFVIDDSFYSRTRSKSVELLSWVKDHADGNKNKKGFRMLTLGWTDGNSFIPVAFNLLSSTNPRVCINPAKNTIDKRTVGFKRRQNALATSPESALSMLEQAVATGIKAKYVLFDSWFSFPATIIKICKMNLNVIAMVKDTPKIYYNFNGEKKSLREIYRTVRKRRGRSKYLASVMVELHDKEGNHIPAKIVFVRDRRNKSKWLALISTDTSLPETEIIRIYGKRWDIEVFFKMCKSYLKLAKEFQGRSYDMMVAHTTIVFSRYIMLAVENRNNTDLRTIGTLFYYCCDELEDIKFHEALQLIIEALKTTLQEKLLLTKETVNEFLNYFVTCLPVHIKAKLSVVSCES; encoded by the coding sequence ATGTCTATTGTATCACAGAAGGTTAAGGAAGAAAATAGATTTTCTTTGACAGTTGATAACTTTTTCAAAATGTTTTCTGTAGGCTATCTGTTAAAAAAGTCAAACGCATATAAAGATAAAGGTATTCCTTGTCTTACGGTATTCAAAGTACTGTTTGAACTTGTTTTTACAGGCAAAAATCTGTTTATGAACTATAAAGCAGAAAGCTTTGATATACCATTTGCAAGGGATGTGGTCTACAGATTCTTAAATTCCATACATATCAACTGGCAAAGATTTTTATATTTGCTTTCTGCAAAGGTCATAAATCATCATATCGATAGATTAACGTCAGATGAACGGGTTGATGCCTTTGTAATTGACGATTCCTTCTACAGTAGGACAAGAAGCAAGTCAGTTGAGCTTTTAAGTTGGGTCAAAGATCATGCTGACGGCAATAAGAATAAAAAAGGCTTTCGTATGCTTACACTTGGTTGGACAGACGGTAATTCATTTATTCCTGTGGCCTTCAACCTTTTAAGTTCAACAAATCCAAGGGTTTGCATTAATCCAGCGAAAAATACTATAGATAAAAGAACCGTTGGTTTTAAACGCCGACAGAATGCCTTAGCCACTTCACCGGAATCTGCTCTGTCTATGCTGGAACAAGCAGTTGCTACCGGTATTAAAGCAAAATATGTTTTATTTGACAGTTGGTTCTCCTTTCCGGCTACTATTATCAAAATTTGTAAGATGAATCTTAATGTGATAGCTATGGTAAAGGATACTCCCAAGATTTACTATAACTTCAATGGTGAAAAAAAATCATTGAGAGAGATATACCGAACTGTCAGGAAACGTAGAGGAAGATCAAAATACCTTGCTTCAGTTATGGTAGAATTACACGATAAAGAAGGAAACCACATTCCGGCAAAAATTGTCTTTGTCCGTGACCGAAGAAACAAGAGTAAATGGCTAGCTCTCATATCTACAGATACTAGTCTTCCCGAGACAGAGATAATCAGGATATACGGAAAACGCTGGGACATAGAGGTATTCTTCAAGATGTGTAAGTCATACCTTAAGCTGGCTAAGGAATTTCAAGGTCGTTCTTATGATATGATGGTTGCCCATACAACTATTGTTTTTTCAAGGTACATTATGTTAGCGGTTGAGAACCGCAATAATACTGATTTACGCACTATTGGTACTTTGTTCTACTATTGCTGCGATGAACTTGAGGACATTAAATTCCATGAGGCACTGCAGCTTATAATAGAGGCTTTAAAAACTACTTTACAGGAAAAACTGCTTTTGACAAAGGAAACAGTCAACGAGTTTCTCAACTACTTTGTCACTTGTTTGCCTGTTCATATCAAGGCAAAGCTATCAGTTGTTTCCTGCGAAAGTTGA
- a CDS encoding HINT domain-containing protein codes for MVHLKVGDQEIKTTSTHPFWVEGKGWVDAGELKPGDRLVMYSGEVLEVKEAYVEYLDRPVKVYNFEVEDWHTYFVSEYNVFVHNTVCGDSGVGNKGTSSTGQGF; via the coding sequence CTGGTACACTTAAAAGTAGGAGACCAGGAGATAAAGACAACATCAACCCATCCCTTCTGGGTGGAAGGAAAAGGCTGGGTAGATGCCGGGGAGTTAAAACCCGGTGACAGACTTGTAATGTACTCGGGAGAAGTGCTTGAGGTAAAAGAAGCCTATGTAGAGTACCTTGACAGACCAGTAAAGGTGTACAATTTTGAAGTAGAAGACTGGCATACATACTTTGTGTCGGAGTATAATGTATTTGTACACAATACAGTATGCGGCGACTCAGGAGTTGGTAATAAGGGAACAAGTAGTACTGGACAAGGATTTTAG